The following nucleotide sequence is from Borrelia sp. A-FGy1.
AGAGTCTTTTGAAGAAAATAAAGCTATTTATATTGCACTTGCGCATAATAAGGAAGATCAATTTGAAACTCTAATTATGAGATTTTTTCAAGGCTCTTTTTTGGATGGGCTTTCTGGTATTCCAACCATTAATGGAAATATTATTAGACCTTTGCTTGAGGTATCTAGAAAAGATATTAATGAATTTCTTTCTTTAAATAATGTTATTTATTTTGTTGATAGCACCAATAGTACAGACTTATATTTGAGGAATAAGATCAGAAACAACCTAATACCTATTATTGATAAAATTTTTAAGGGGTATGAGAGGAGTTTAAAAAGAATATCTGAATTTTCGAGTGAATTTGTAGATTATTTTGATAAGAATAATTTTTTGCCCTTTAATAAGGGTAAGTATTATTATTCTTTTGATGCTATTTTGTTTTTTAAGTTACCTAAGTATTTAGTCTTTAGGACTATTTTGAAGATTTTGAGTTTAGAGGAGATTGTATCAAATATATCATATGGAGCTCTTGGGGAGATTTTTAGAGTAAGTCATTTACGAAAAAAGAGTATAGTTTTATTAAAAAATAATTATTTTGTTTTGGAAAAACGTAGAGATAAGGTCAATCTTATATTGAAACGATTTGAAGATTTATATGAACCATTTGATTTTATCTTAAAACTTAATGAATATTTTAGTTTATCTTTAGGTAAGATTTTGTTAAAATGTTTAGAGTGTGAAGATAATTCTGTATTAGAATTGAGATGTTGTTCTTATGAATTTAAACATAGATTTTTTAAAAATAAGCTAGAAGCGAAGAGGTTCTTTTCTAAATTTGTAAGGTATAATCCTCTCTTTTTAATGTTATTAGTTCTAAAAAATAAGTTAATTGGGATTATGGATTTAAATACTTTAAACTTAGTGTGGAGTGATGAGAGAATTCTTAAGAAAATTAATATATCTTTGATTGGAGGATTTTTAAAAGAATGAATATTAACAATAATAATTTGAATAATGGTAAATCTAATAATAAAAAGAAAAATAAAAATTGGATTTTAGGTCTTGTTATAATCTTCTTAATTTTAGCAATATTCATGTCTTATTTTATGAGAGGAGGCGAGATTTATAAGAATGTTCCTTATAGTACATTTCAGACCTATTTAGACAGTGGTTTAATTGAATCAGTTGTGATAATTGATAAGAGTCAAATTCAATTTATTGTCAAGAATTCAAACTTGGGGAAATCTTATTTTTCAACTAATATTCCTTATCTGGATATCAATTTACTTGCTGAACTTAAGAATAGAAGAGTTGAGGTAAGTTCTGGTAAGAGCCAGGCATCTTTAATTAGTGTTCTTCTTCAAACTTTGCCATGGATATTATTTTTTGTTTTTTTCTTCTTTATATTTCGCCAAACTCAAGGAGGAGGTGGTAAGGTTTTTTCATTTGGGAAAAGCAATGCTCAAAAGTATGAAGCAGGTAAGAATAGGATTACATTTAAGGATGTAGCGGGTCAAGAAGAGGCTAAACAGGAACTTAATGAAGTAGTAGAATTTCTTAAAAATCCTAAAAAGTTTGAAAAGATAGGTGCAAGAATACCGAAAGGTGTTCTTTTAGTTGGATCTCCTGGAACGGGAAAAACTTTGCTTGCTAAGGCTGTTGCTGGAGAAGCTGGTGTAAATTTTTTCCATATGTCAGGATCTGATTTTGTTGAAATGTTTGTAGGAGTTGGAGCAAGTAGAGTTAGAGATTTATTTGATAATGCTAGGAAAAATTCTCCTTGCATTGTATTTATTGATGAACTTGATGCTGTAGGGAGAAGCCGTGGTGCTGGTCTTGGTGGTGGACATGATGAAAGAGAACAAACACTTAATCAGTTATTAGTAGAGATGGATGGTTTTGGAACATATACTAATGTAATTGTAATGGCTGCAACAAATAGACCGGATGTTCTTGATTCTGCACTCCTTAGGCCTGGAAGATTTGATAGGCAGGTTACAGTTACTCTGCCAGATATTAAAGAGAGAGAAGCTATATTAAATATACATGCTCAAAAAACAAAGCTTTCAAAGAATATTAATTTACATGTAATAGCAAGAGCTACTCCTGGCGCTAGTGGTGCTGATCTTGCAAATTTAATTAATGAAGGAGCTTTAATTGCTGCTAGAAATAACCAATCTGAAATTTTGATGAAAGATTTGGAAGAAGCCAGGGATAAAATATTAATGGGTGTTGCTAAAAAATCTATGACTATTACTGATAGGCAAAAGCTTGAAACGGCTTATCATGAAGCAGGGCATGCGCTGCTTCATTATTATCTTGAGCATGCAGATCCTCTTCATAAGGTCACTATCATTCCTAGAGGTAGAGCGCTTGGAGTAGCTTTTTCTCTTCCTAAAGAAGACAGACTTTCAATAAATAAAAATCAAGTTCTTGACAAGATTAAGATATGCTATGGTGGTTATGCTAGTGAGCAGATTAATTTAGGATTTACTACGGCTGGTGTTCAGAATGATTTAATGCAGGCTACTAGTCTGGCAAAAAGAATGGTTACAGAATGGGGGATGGGAGAAGATGTGGGTCCAATATTTTTAGTGGA
It contains:
- the tilS gene encoding tRNA lysidine(34) synthetase TilS, with the protein product MYYNNIKKRIEDFYEKNALSKGKVIVAFSGGADSTALLLNLREYLHNNIVAFYFAHYIRTECEQRNEIEHIENFCNLYDITFQIKHCSIDIKKVSRELRMSVEELARKCRYNALLESFEENKAIYIALAHNKEDQFETLIMRFFQGSFLDGLSGIPTINGNIIRPLLEVSRKDINEFLSLNNVIYFVDSTNSTDLYLRNKIRNNLIPIIDKIFKGYERSLKRISEFSSEFVDYFDKNNFLPFNKGKYYYSFDAILFFKLPKYLVFRTILKILSLEEIVSNISYGALGEIFRVSHLRKKSIVLLKNNYFVLEKRRDKVNLILKRFEDLYEPFDFILKLNEYFSLSLGKILLKCLECEDNSVLELRCCSYEFKHRFFKNKLEAKRFFSKFVRYNPLFLMLLVLKNKLIGIMDLNTLNLVWSDERILKKINISLIGGFLKE
- the ftsH gene encoding ATP-dependent zinc metalloprotease FtsH, with translation MNINNNNLNNGKSNNKKKNKNWILGLVIIFLILAIFMSYFMRGGEIYKNVPYSTFQTYLDSGLIESVVIIDKSQIQFIVKNSNLGKSYFSTNIPYLDINLLAELKNRRVEVSSGKSQASLISVLLQTLPWILFFVFFFFIFRQTQGGGGKVFSFGKSNAQKYEAGKNRITFKDVAGQEEAKQELNEVVEFLKNPKKFEKIGARIPKGVLLVGSPGTGKTLLAKAVAGEAGVNFFHMSGSDFVEMFVGVGASRVRDLFDNARKNSPCIVFIDELDAVGRSRGAGLGGGHDEREQTLNQLLVEMDGFGTYTNVIVMAATNRPDVLDSALLRPGRFDRQVTVTLPDIKEREAILNIHAQKTKLSKNINLHVIARATPGASGADLANLINEGALIAARNNQSEILMKDLEEARDKILMGVAKKSMTITDRQKLETAYHEAGHALLHYYLEHADPLHKVTIIPRGRALGVAFSLPKEDRLSINKNQVLDKIKICYGGYASEQINLGFTTAGVQNDLMQATSLAKRMVTEWGMGEDVGPIFLVDDDAPIFLPKEFSKSKAYSENTADRVDREVKRILEECLKEASDILIKHKDQLVKLAEALVLRETLTDREVRELLGFDLVEDEYEKSLEETKLDIVNV